A window from Populus trichocarpa isolate Nisqually-1 chromosome 3, P.trichocarpa_v4.1, whole genome shotgun sequence encodes these proteins:
- the LOC18097267 gene encoding uncharacterized protein LOC18097267 isoform X4: MDLSEVERYFFRKVQTIDYYTTVLKIKGLEDMPVGFYYFGEYMEDPATIGHPVAMQKFYADTDIFLFWSYGNSFDIKRPTVAELAKKVVMSMGAKVEEEVLQRRFKYFPHVGSQEMKDGFYEKLESELQGQRNTYYVGGLMAFELTERNSSYAMDLICKHFANNNSVPMFPYVKSLFSLKSDCWDRNPKELGEGVEFPDLSTLDGYLKHWGTESMTKDKTLYTWIGEDGAVVCQRTYAELHAKASCIARKLLTSRKPVIKPGDRVLLVYVPGLDFIDAFFGCLRAKVLPVPVLPPDPLQRGGQALLKIESIAKSCNAVAILSTLLYHSAVRAGSVKNLISLAGKNGKWPNLPWMHTDSWLKDSKVLAPGNIAYESECQPDDLCFLQFTSGSTGDAKGVMITHGGLIHNVKLMKRIYKSTSKTVLVSWLPQYHDMGLIGGLFTALVSGGSAILFSPMTFIKNPLLWLQIMSKYNATHSAGPNFAFELLIRRLEYADKDKVRNFDLSSLIFLMVAAEPVRQRTLKRFVELTRPFGLSQEVMAPGYGLAENCVFVSCAYGEGKPILVDWQGRVCCGYVEPNGEDIDIRIVDPESNEELKESGKEGEIWISSPSAGIGYWGREELSQSTFRNVLQNHPGRKYTRTGDLGRIIDGKVFITGRIKDLIIVAGRNIYSTDVEKTVESASELLRPGCCAVIGVPEEVLSSKGISLPDCSDQVGLVVIAEVRDAKHVDKDVVENIKTRVAEEHGVTVASIKLIKPRTISKTTSGKIKRFECLKHFTDGTLNTVPDPFFAKRKLLRSFTTGTSKEGLTPRSRFATSPLPTAKFSKKEIVEFLKGLVSEQTGIPIKNISATESLVSYGIDSIGVVRAAQKLSDFLGVPVGAVDIFTATCIADLASFSENLAMKSQPHLMNSQSYQPEPDIDSAEFDTEVSTTRLISVWFFQLLALVYVCAMLSFPAYFSVSAFTSLLSASHMLNEEFPWWNYLIPLALAPLAWILGIISTCISIAFLGNSFLKPNYALAPEVSIWSIHFVKWWALYKAQEISSKVFAEHLRGTVFLNYWFEMLGAKIGSSVLLDTVDITDPSLVSIGDGAVIAEGALLQSHEVKNGILSFQAIRIGRNSSVGPYAVIQKGSTLGEEADVQPLQKTEGGKAVLKSSKAHNVQKGAMLSDKATYHFMGIYMVGLLSTLSAAIIYFLYIWLSQKPASIQHFSFLCISGAFHWTPFTIIAYATMIANVPSNPATFAISVAIVYLAHGLILSLLTCTLTHFLAEKQEKRESHMKAWLRHRITIACHLRFAKLLSGTEAFCIYLRLLGASVGQHCSIRAVNPVSDPELITIGDGVHLGDFSRMIAGFYSSSGFTQGKIEVQDNSVVGSQSLILPGSVVQKDVILGALSVAPANSVLRQGGVYIGSQTPVMIKNTMHALDDRIEEMDYKYKKIVGNLAATLAANTLKVKARYFHRIGVSGKGYLKIYDNLKGFPDHKIFQAGKSYPIVVRHSNGMSADDDARIDLRGAAIRILSDDNGSNSSSLLDLTLKTGKALSARTIGDFATWLVCGLPAREQHVKRAPHIRDAVWMSLRNANSFAELHYYSNICRLFRFSDGQEMYVKFKLRPGDENISEDSGKVEPMGILPPETGAIPRDEKDTRPLLFLAEDFQSRVSSPGGVRYIFQLQIRPVPHDDATCDIALDCTKPWDESEFPYIDIGEVHIDQNLTGAESEALQFNPYIRCHEVDVIRATSSSQSASIDHGRSLIYEICQHLRNGEPLPEAWRIFIEQSDVKVDLSGCPMAAALEKKDSGKVTLARTWYQTLWVIFAQPLLQTFLPYFLMGLLIFAPLNWILHLKESKKVAMHWLLPLVWVSSGVLAALACVLAKWILVGKKKEGQTVHIWSIGVFMDTVWQAFRTVVGDYFMEMTRGSILFLLWLKLMGSDIDLDQGAYVDSMGAALNPEMVEIERGGCVGREALLFGHIYEGEGGKVKFGRIRVGEGGFVGSRAIAMPGVRIEIGGNLSALSLAMKEEIVRSM; this comes from the exons ATGGATCTCAGTGAAGTCGAAAGATATTTCTTCAGAAAAGTTCAGACAATCGACTACTACACCACTGTTTTAAAGATCAAAGGGCTAGAAGACATGCCAGTTGGATTTTATTACTTTGGTGAATATATGGAAGATCCTGCAACAATTGGACATCCCGTTGCGATGCAGAAATTCTATGCTGACACTgacattttcttattttggtcCTATGGGAACTCTTTCGATATAAAGCGACCAACAGTCGCTGAGCTAGCCAAGAAGGTAGTCATGTCCATGGGGGCAAAAGTTGAGGAAGAAGTTCTCCAGAGAAGATTCAAGTACTTCCCCCATGTTGGTAGCCAAG AAATGAAGGATGGATTCTATGAGAAACTGGAGTCTGAACTTCAAGGCCAGAGGAACACTTACTATGTTGGTGGGCTCATGGCATTTGAACTCACGGAGAGAAATTCATCTTATGCCATGGATCTTATCTGCAAGCATTTTGCAAATAACAACTCGGTACCTATGTTTCCATATGTTAAG agtttgttttctttgaaatcGGATTGCTGGGATAGAAATCCAAAAGAACTAGGTGAAGGAGTGGAGTTTCCTGATCTTTCTACACTTGATGGTTACTTGAAACACTGGGGAACTGAAAGTATGACGAAGGACAAAACACTCTATACGTGGATTGGTGAAGATGGGGCTGTAGTATGTCAAAGAACTTATGCAGAACTTCATGCGAAAGCTTCCTGCATTGCTCGTAAACTCTTGACCAGCCGAAAACCAGTTATCAAGCCCGGTGACCGGGTCCTCTTAGTCTATGTACCAGGGCTGGACTTTATTGATGCCTTTTTTGGGTGCTTAAGAGCCAAGGTCCTACCAGTCCCAGTCCTCCCACCAGATCCTCTGCAAAGAGGTGGGCAAGCACTGTTGAAGATTGAAAGCATTGCTAAATCTTGCAATGCAGTTGCAATTCTGTCAACCCTTCTTTATCACTCCGCAGTTCGGGCAGGTTCTGTGAAGAATCTAATCTCATTAGCAGGGAAAAATGGGAAATGGCCGAACCTTCCATGGATGCATACAGATTCTTGGCTCAAGGACTCCAAAGTCCTGGCTCCAGGAAACATAGCATATGAATCTGAATGTCAGCCGGATGATTTGTGTTTTCTGCAGTTCACTTCAGGGTCAACTGGTGATGCTAAAGGTGTAATGATAACTCATGGTGGTCTTATTCACAATGTGAAGTTGATGAAGAGGATATATAAGAGCACCTCAAAGACAGTACTAGTCAGCTGGCTTCCGCAATACCATGACATGGGGCTAATTGGTGGACTTTTTACTGCTCTAGTTAGTGGTGGATCAGCAATTTTGTTTTCTCCAATGACTTTTATCAAGAACCCTCTTCTATGGCTTCAGATCATGAGCAAATACAACGCTACTCACAGTGCCGGTCCCAACTTCGCCTTTGAACTGCTAATCCGAAGATTGGAGTATGCTGACAAGGATAAGGTTCGAAACTTTGACCtctcttctttgattttcctCATGGTTGCTGCTGAACCAGTGAGGCAGAGAACTTTGAAAAGATTTGTTGAGCTCACTAGGCCTTTTGGTCTTTCGCAAGAAGTAATGGCTCCTGGTTATGGATTGGCCGAGAATTGTGTGTTCGTCAGCTGTGCATATGGAGAAGGTAAGCCCATATTGGTAGACTGGCAAGGAAGAGTCTGTTGCGGGTATGTGGAACCAAATGGTGAAGATATTGACATCCGAATAGTCGATCCAGAGTCCAATGAGGAGCTGAAAGAATCTGGAAAGGAAGGAGAGATATGGATTAGTAGTCCGAGTGCTGGAATTGGGTACTGGGGAAGGGAGGAACTTAGCCAAAGTACTTTCAGAAATGTGCTTCAAAATCATCCAGGAAGAAAATATACAAGAACCGGAGACTTGGGACGGATTATTGATGGAAAGGTGTTCATCACGGGAAGAATCAAGGATCTGATTATAGTAGCCGGAAGGAATATTTACTCTACAGATGTAGAAAAAACAGTTGAGAGTGCATCCGAACTTCTACGCCCAGGTTGCTGTGCTGTCATTGGTGTTCCTGAGGAAGTCTTGTCATCAAAAGGGATTTCACTTCCTGATTGTTCTGACCAGGTTGGCTTGGTTGTAATTGCCGAGGTTAGAGATGCTAAGCATGTTGATAAGGATGTGGTGGAGAACATAAAGACTCGTGTCGCAGAAGAACATGGCGTGACTGTGGCTTCTATCAAGCTGATCAAGCCCAGGACTATCAGCaaaacaacatcaggtaaaatcaAGAGGTTCGAATGCCTCAAACATTTTACTGATGGAACTCTAAACACAGTGCCAGACCCATTTTTCGCAAAACGAAAATTGCTTCGTTCATTCACCACCGGGACATCTAAAGAGGGATTAACTCCTCGATCTCGGTTTGCAACATCTCCTTTACCAACCGCCAAATTCAGCAAAAAAGAAATAGTAGAATTTCTGAAGGGGCTTGTTTCTGAGCAAACAGGAATTCCTATCAAGAATATCTCTGCTACCGAGAGTCTTGTATCGTATGGAATTGACTCGATAGGTGTGGTCAGAGCGGCTCAAAAACTTTCAGATTTCCTCGGTGTGCCAGTTGGTGCAGTCGATATCTTCACTGCCACCTGCATTGCAGACTTGGCAAGCTTCTCAGAGAATCTTGCGATGAAGTCTCAACCTCACCTCATGAACTCTCAATCCTATCAACCAGAACCTGATATTGATTCTGCTGAGTTTGACACAGAAGTTTCCACGACTCGCCTAATCAGTGTCTGGTTTTTCCAACTTCTTGCCCTTGTTTATGTCTGTGCCATGCTGAGCTTTCCTGCTTATTTTTCAGTTTCGGCTTTCACAAGTTTGCTTTCAGCAAGTCATATGCTAAATGAGGAATTTCCCTGGTGGAATTACTTGATTCCCTTGGCATTGGCTCCTCTTGCTTGGATCCTTGGCATCATTTCTACTTGTATTAGCATTGCTTTCTTGGGGAATTCTTTCTTGAAACCTAACTATGCCCTGGCCCCTGAAGTATCTATCTGGTCTATTCACTTTGTCAAGTGGTGGGCACTGTACAAGGCCCAAGAAATCTCTTCAAAAGTTTTTGCAGAGCATTTGAGAGGAACTGTGTTCCTTAATTATTGGTTTGAGATGCTCGGCGCTAAGATCGGATCTTCAGTTTTGCTTGATACAGTTGACATTACAGATCCATCTCTAGTTTCAATTGGAGATGGAGCTGTAATTGCGGAAGGGGCATTGCTTCAAAGCCATGAGGTAAAGAATGGAATCTTGAGCTTCCAAGCCATTAGAATCGGCCGAAATTCTTCGGTTGGCCCTTACGCTGTAATCCAGAAAGGAAGTACATTGGGAGAAGAAGCAGATGTGCAGCCCTTGCAGAAGACAGAAGGTGGAAAAGCTGTACTCAAATCTAGCAAGGCTCACAATGTTCagaag GGTGCAATGCTGTCTGATAAGGCCACCTACCACTTCATGGGCATCTACATGGTTGGTCTCCTCAGCACTCTCTCAGCAGCCATTATCTACTTCCTTTACATTTGGCTATCTCAAAAGCCTGCCTCCATTCAACACTTCTCATTTCTCTGCATCTCTGGAGCCTTTCACTGGACTCCATTCACCATCATTGCTTATGCTACAATGATTGCTAATGTCCCATCAAACCCAGCCACCTTTGCAATCTCAGTTGCTATTGTTTACTTGGCTCATGGCCTGATACTCAGCCTCCTCACATGCACTCTGACCCATTTTCTTGctgaaaaacaagagaaaagggAATCCCACATGAAAGCCTGGCTCCGGCATAGAATTACCATTGCCTGCCACCTTAGATTTGCCAAACTCCTGTCAGGAACAGAAGCATTCTGCATTTATTTGCGCCTTTTGGGTGCAAGTGTAGGTCAGCATTGTTCCATCAGGGCTGTCAATCCTGTATCAGACCCAGAGCTCATTACAATTGGTGATGGTGTGCACCTTGGTGACTTCAGTCGGATGATTGCTGGCTTCTATTCATCCAGTGGGTTTACTCAAGGAAAAATTGAAGTGCAGGACAATTCGGTTGTCGGGAGTCAAAGCCTCATCCTCCCTGGTTCGGTTGTTCAAAAGGATGTTATTCTTGGAGCTCTTTCAGTGGCTCCTGCAAATTCAGTTCTTCGACAAGGCGGCGTCTATATTGGATCTcaaactccagttatgatcaagaACACCATGCATGCCTTGGATGACAGGATAGAAGAGATGGACTACAAATACAAGAAGATAGTTGGCAATTTAGCTGCAACTTTGGCTGCCAATACTCTGAAGGTTAAAGCAAGGTATTTCCATCGAATTGGTGTTAGTGGGAAGGGATACCTGAAGATTTATGACAACCTGAAAGGATTTCCAGACCACAAGATATTCCAGGCTGGGAAGAGCTATCCTATTGTAGTCAGGCATAGCAACGGCATGAGTGCTGATGATGATGCAAGAATCGATCTACGTGGAGCAGCGATAAGAATACTTTCAGATGACAATGGAAGCAACTCTTCTTCGCTTCTTGATCTAACATTGAAGACAGGTAAGGCATTATCTGCACGCACTATTGGTGATTTTGCAACATGGTTAGTTTGTGGACTTCCTGCAAGGGAGCAGCATGTGAAGCGAGCCCCACATATCCGTGATGCAGTTTGGATGTCTCTTCGCAATGCGAATTCTTTTGCTGAGCTACACTACTACTCAAATATCTGCAGGCTCTTCAGGTTTTCGGACGGACAGGAAATGTATGTGAAATTCAAATTGCGGCCTGGTGACGAAAACATAAGTGAGGATTCAGGTAAAGTTGAGCCTATGGGCATTCTCCCACCAGAAACAGGTGCAATTCCACGGGATGAAAAGGATACTCGTCCCTTACTTTTCCTAGCCGAAGATTTCCAAAGCCGTGTAAGTTCTCCAGGAGGCGTTCGCTACATTTTCCAGCTGCAAATCCGACCTGTTCCACATGATGATGCCACTTGTGACATTGCACTTGACTGCACCAAACCATGGGATGAGTCTGAATTCCCTTACATTGATATAGGGGAAGTTCACATTGATCAAAATCTCACCGGTGCAGAATCAGAAGCACTAcagtttaatccttatattCGATGCCATGAGGTGGATGTGATCCGGGCCACTTCATCCTCGCAAAGTGCTTCAATTGATCATGGTCGTTCATTGATCTATGAAATTTGTCAGCATTTGAGGAATGGAGAACCACTTCCAGAAGCTTGGAGGATCTTCATAGAACAAAGTGATGTTAAAGTGGACCTTTCAGGCTGTCCAATGGCAGCAGCATTGGAGAAAAAGGACTCAGGAAAAGTTACACTAGCAAGGACATGGTATCAGACCTTATGGGTCATTTTTGCTCAACCATTGCTGCAAACATTTCTTCCATATTTCCTGATGGGGTTGCTCATCTTTGCTCCACTGAACTGGATTCTTCACTTGAAGGAAAGCAAGAAAGTCGCAATGCATTGGTTGCTTCCTTTGGTTTGGGTTTCTTCAGGAGTTCTAGCAGCATTAGCATGTGTTTTGGCCAAGTGGATTCTTGtggggaaaaagaaagaaggccAAACAGTACACATTTGGAGCATAGGAGTCTTCATGGACACTGTGTGGCAAGCTTTCAGAACTGTAGTAGGGGACTACTTCATGGAAATGACTAGAGGGTCTATCTTATTTTTGCTATGGCTAAAGCTCATGGGTTCAGacattgatttggaccaaggaGCCTACGTAGATAGCATGGGAGCAGCATTGAATCCAGAAATGGTGGAGATTGAGAGAGGTGGTTGTGTAGGAAGAGAAGCTTTACTGTTTGGACATATATATGAAGGTGAAGGAGGGAAAGTTAAGTTTGGCAGGATAAGAGTTGGAGAAGGTGGATTTGTAGGGAGTAGAGCAATTGCCATGCCTGGTGTTAGAATAGAAATAGGAGGCAATCTTAGTGCTCTTTCTCTTGCCATGAAAGAAGAAATTGTTAGGTCTATGTGA